ggtGGGTTTCCATTtcccatattaaaaaaaaaacaaaaaacaaaaaacaaaaaacaaaaaataaaaaacaaaaaacaaaacaaaacaaaacctctGCCAGCTTTTCACTGCTAGCATGATCGCTTTCCATGGGTAGCTGATCCCATAGTTTGAAGGGTCCGAAAGATCACCTGTTAATGCCAGGAATACCTGATATGCAACACATTGTTCCATGTTGATGCCTTTTCAGAGGCATATAAAAGCGTATTCCACTTTAAGCTTGTAAGTACACGGATTTGGTATTTTTTATGTACTCTTCCATTTGCCTCTGAGTGTAGGCCATCACATTTCATGGATGATGCGAGGTAAGAAAGATTGGTTATCTATAAGGGAGAGGAACTTTTCTCAATTGCATTATTTAAGGCATTCCTTTTACTAATCAACATGAGTCACATTAGGGATGTAAAAACCTAACTCGAACCGATAAAATTGATCGGAATCGATTGATAAAATCCAAATCGAATCcaaccaaaccgatccttattggatggGTTTTGGACTGAAGTATGTTGTGATCGACTAAAATTCGGTCTAAATCGAACCGACTAATaatcaaaccgaatgaaaccgataaaaaaataaatgattatgagtaataaattgatgaattgactatccattttttacaatattagtgagaaaaatCTTTATTGtgaggggaattgttacaaatcattgaatattaggttattaatagagaaattgatgtaaattgtaataatgcttctattgatttctttgttcattatacaaaattagttggatagttaaaaacttaaatgaatgattggataatagggttcaatttgtgatttcaatattagtaaTCGTCTTAATAATTTATTATCTGTTGGTTTCAATATtacgataaaccatgatttaatcataaatttgaagtgtctttttttttgtcaaatcttgtcactataagttatgaatgtaagttttcattatggttcaagcccaataatgaATCGATCTAAACCAatattaacccgatattaaaaaatcaaaataaaccaaaaccataccagaccaaaatcgaaattccttaacggattggttttggtctcccccattcctagaccgaaatcGATTCAACCAGACCGAAACCAAATtgaaccgaccgattgacacccctaagtcaCATGACCATGGTGAAaggtttggtttttctttttttttttttttgggaaggggGAATTTGTGGGTTGAAAGTTGCGACATCCCCAAGGGTTAATCTCGCTTTTTACAGGTCAGTGGAATTTTTATGCCCAAAACCTCGATTCTGGTAGTCATTTAGTTGATACCTCACAAAGGAAAGTTTGAGAATACAAAGACTGAAATAATGATTTCAACTACCTGGTCTATTGTTATACCGCTCACGCAAACCTTTAGAAAGAGACAGGTCCATTGGTTGATGGTGTAAAAAAGTAAATCGGTGATCTACAACAATAGATCACATAGATGGAATTAGGATAGAGGCCATTAAACTCATGAATTTGTCTAAAATGTTATCCCTCATTATGGTCATCACATGAGCATTTTGAATGGACTATAATCAATTGTTAACGAATAAGATTCTCATTAGTAGCGTATAATTGGTCCATAGACTTGAAAGGTCATTATTGTCTAAGTTAGGCATTATGAATTTCAAAGTACCACATTATATATTAATGCATTGGATTAATGGTGTTTGATTGTGAACAAAAAAGACGCAAACTAATGACTAAGATAATATCAAAATAGAGATCATTCATACAGGGAAAGAGTTGAGTTCTTTGAGCAAACGGCATCGAAGAACACACCTATAAGATGTGACAAAACCATATGATACATAGAAAAAGGTCATTTCATAAGAGTGAGAGAAACACACAGAGATGTTTAAATTTACATTGACTCCACTTATTACCCCACACGCTCACACACACTAATGCACATGCGCacgtgctctctctctctctctctctctgatgaaCATTGTATTTAAAGAATCAGATTGGAATCGCAGCCTTCATATCTGATTAATGCTGGTTCTCATAATCTATTTTGAAATTGGCCATGAATGTTCTTTAATCTTTAgatatttacctttttttaattttttttctctttcttttaatcTGTAAAATagtaggaaaataaaattatctCTTGTTACTAGATCTACAAAACCTTTACTAAAATTTGTGAACCTTAAATTtttcagaaaagaaaataaaaattcaaattgacATTGCCTCCACTTGTTACCCCACGGTGCCCACACACACAGTCCACATTCACCTTGCGGCAGAGGATTTTTTCACACACATCCACAAGCATAAACACCCccacccgggggggggggggggagggagagagagatgaatggCTAAAATGGATAAATCAACCATTctataaataaaagggaaacCCCATGGGGAGGGGTTCACAGTTCACACATCATTAATTCTAAGgatcaaaacaaagaaaataatctCAAGGGGGAAAAATAATCTTAATCCTAtgattttttctctctaaaaatAACCTTATAAGAAGTTATAGACAGTAAAAATTCACTAACACTACCGCTAGGTCCGCTACCccttctcccctctctttccctACTGGTACAAACAAACTCCCCCTACCCATATCTCACCTCCCTCATCTTCATTATCTTCTTATGACTGTTAGAATGCACCCCATTACTGAAGCTTGGGCTCGCCGCCGGCCGATATTCCGGCACCAACCGACCGGACTTGTACCGCACCCCGCATGCATTACACAGCGTCTTTGGCCCCATAGGCCCCATTCTCCACTGCGGTGTATTATCTGTCTGACAGTGCGTACACCTCCTCCCCAACagaacaccaccaccaccacccttcTCCGGTAACGAGAGCGAGGAGGGACCCTTCATAGACGCCCAAGCGCGTCCACCCACGCGCTTGCTCCTTGGTTTCTTGCTGTGTATCACTTGTCTAAGATGCCCATCAAAAACCTTCCTTGGGGTTACTCTATTATTGCTTTCTTCAGTTTCTTGTTCTGGGGTCTTCGGGAAACCGCTGGAAGAGACGGTTTCACGGTCTGGGCTAGTCGGAATACCACTTAAGGAAATGGACCCATCGGCAAAATTGGGAAACCACTCTAAATCCTCAATAGGGTCGTCCGGTACACATAGCTGACTCCCCGGAAAACAGCTTAAACTCGCCGCAAAACTGCCTAAATCATCCGAACTCAGCATTTGgttgttttcattttcttcctcttctaagtCGTCTAAGGTGAAGTCCAGAAAGTCACATCCCTTGTAGCTCTCGTATATagccatgagagagagagagaagaagcagaaggaggaagagagagagaggtttggtTCACGTGAGGAGTGGGGAGGAGTCGGAGGAGGATGGGTATCAATATAGGATGGTGATGGTCGGATGACTCGGATTCAAAAAGGGCCAcggaattttttaataaatttactTCTTTGTTAAGAAGCGTTTTTTTGGAATGTTCATAAGTAATATTGCAACCGACAAGAAGTGATTTTCCTGGAAGTTTCCTTTTCTGTGACAGAAATGACCTTCTACGTAGTAAACTCCAACTCACATTTTAAATATGGAAAACACCATTTTAAGAAACTTAACCACTCATGAATCGTTGGATTGGAATATTCTTAAAGCAATTGATTGGATTATTCAGTCAACTATCTAGAAAGTTCTATTTCTTATCAAAGAAGCAAAGGGTGTTTCCGTCTTTTCATTTAACATTAAATATCACGcggcatttttttctttttatggcaAAAATCTCAGCATTCCAATTGAAATGATTATAATTTGGCTTTTGTTATGCAGTGTGCAGTGTACGATTAAACACTGCATCTGTACAGTCCAACGTTTAGAAGTCTtattgggttgaaatcgtctgtaattccaaTCTTATataatttcgtgaaataccattttcaggggtgacacgtgtattcataccaatgcagtggtccagatctgatataactaataaaacattaaatcagtgaagaatcatttaaatcagatctggatcattacattgatatcaatacacatgtcaccccTTAAAGATGATATTTCACGAAATTATATGAGAtcagaattacagacgatttttttcccttacgACTATGTGAGTCCCACAGACCGTGGTTGCTTCAATGGCTAAGATGTGAAGAATAGTATCGTTACAGTGGTTGTATAGGGCCTATAGGCCACATGGGACAATTCTCGGTTGCAGAGAAACGTTCGTCGTGTGCTCTCCCTGACACAGCTTATACGCGGCTTAGGAGACAACTGTCCATATACGTGGCAGGCGTAGAATGGATAAGCCACGTTGTTTTTTCTGTGGGGTGATAAAGTCCTACCATTACTAGCATGACACGTGTTCCATCATGAAATACTCAAGAAGGCAATGGACTGCTGGGCCCACGGCTGGGGTCGGGGATAGGTCTGGGTGTGCCATTCGGTGGACCGCTCCAGCTCCAGTCCAAGATTGTACGTGACGGCCTTAAACGCCACCACCGCTTTCCACCTTAAGATGAGGGGAATAACGTGATGGTGATTGAAGAtgtcaatttaaaatttttatcgTTTAGCGAATGtgaatcgaaccgtttaaatcATAATTGATTAACTAATGTTTATTTGattaggttttggttttatattatCATAGAAGAAATTATTAATTGGTTTGAGTTttgtcaataaataaataaaacccatTAAACTAAATATATCGAATAATTAAACTATTAAACTGAATGAAGTGAATAAAGTCGAATAGTCAAACAATTAAACAGAATAAAACCAGTTACGATTCGAATAAAATGAATGAACAAACCAATTATGAACCATATCATGAAAAATGAACAATAAACTAAAATGATACGATAATAAACCATATAATCAGAATCTATTACGAATCAattaattgaaactaattaGCAATCAGATCCAATTTAGGAACATGAACTTGATTAATAATCGAGTTAGTTTTGGTTTCTATCAATTGCAATATGTTACAAACataatcgaaccatttaaattgaaaccaaaccaattaacactcTTAATGGTGATAACTAGCATGTTGGGCCCACAACTGAGATCAAACAAGTTGAATTCATGTTTAGATGAAACACATACACCCCAACTCAAAGCCAACTcattgaaacatttttttaagggGAGAGGGGTTGATGAGAGCACAACATGATTCAACTCGTCTTGACATGAAAATAAGACTAGTATTAGGGCAATGAACCTCACCATGCAGTCAAAAAACCTTTGTCCTAGTTTTTCATCAAACTttctttagaagaaaaaaaaaattgcgaCCAAACAAAGTCATGCAAAATTTCTTTTAAATGTATGAACATCAAGAGATTGGAAATgccaactatatatatatatatatatattttggatagGAACTctaaaataatggaattaaatATTTGGATAAGAGATCCCTCCCTAGTTGCATGGCCCTTGTACCACTAGTGCGACACCATCAACATGAATGGGATATGTGAATTCATAGGGGGTAGAATAGCACATTTGTGTGCTCTTGTATCGGGGTGTAGAGTCCCCAAGAtttgatatatttattttttcttaaatgtgTTTTCAGGCCATTTCTTAGTCACATGCTAACAATGCCCATCAACCCAAACGCAACATGAAAAGAGTCAAGGTCCAACTCAAATTCAACCCGAACTTTTATCCTCTCAGCTAAAACTATAGATTCAGATTGTCGTGTTAACTGGTTGTGTCAAATCCTACCACCTCCACTGGGAAGGGAGTACTAAGCATCGGCTTGGAATGGGAAATGATCAAATCTAGAATACTAAACGAGCATcgttctttctcccaaaaaataaaatataataataccacaatctaaaaaattgaaatcatacTATAGAGGGCCCAGCCTTGATGGGAAAGGGTTGCCACTAACTCAGTTTTTTGGGTAAGATATGAGAGAAATTGATAaccaaaataaagtaaaataaattaaaaaaccaAGTGACAATCTCAAAAATGGGATTGTAGATGCCTATTACAGATATCACCTTGGCCAACCTCAAAATAGatattggttttaagaaagtCCATGGCATCAACACTAATTGATTTATTGTGAAACGTTAACATTGAATTTAAAATCCACtttaaacaaacaaacaatagTTATACGAACTTCtcacaaaatgaaaatgaaaatctaagTCACTTGCCTCTAAGTTTATAGGCTCGATTCGGCTTGACACGTTTAGTTCGACTGTTTATatgtgtttatatatatataatatgatatattaatatttttatcaattattgaatataattaagtgtaaagtcttttataaattattgataatttaatataaaatattaaaaaattttaaatctaagACAGTTAAAGACCTTTTAAAGCTTTATTGGTGCATTAACccatttaaggcccgattaaaaaAAGCCTGGTTAAAGCACGAAATCCGGCCGAGACCAaatcattccttaaataggtaggtcatggtgcaaagTTATAAGCTCTTCAGGCACGGCTTAACCGATTGAAACCCTTATATGAGatgacatagagatttaatgaggttcacaaaccaatgtgatgtgctacgttatcagacaaagaagaagatgattcactatgttagAAGAAAGATTATAATTGGGATCTTTTAAGAACACCCGAACTTATGGCAAGAGCGCTCACCCAGAAACCCTAACACAAAAGATCCCAAATATCACTTACTTACACAACAAGGCATCATAACACATATAAATACTCCTTCAAGTCGGCTTGATCCAACGGATAATGTGTCAAACTATCCCTGCACAAGAAATAGTGACACCCCAAATTTAAGTAGATGTAGAGAAATATTAGAAGAGACATCTCCAAAAAACGATAGAGTAGTGGCGCATCCAACTAACAAAACATGATCATATTTTGCTAGCATATCAGTAGAAACTTAAATTATTAGCAGCAATGAGATTTCCTAGTGATTATGCTGTTTTAATCATTACAGCATAGTGAAGATTTCAAatctcaagaagaaaaaaaagttctttGGAACCTAGACTTTCTCAAGCATCCTACGTAATTAAAAAGTTACTCTTGGTAACGCCATTAACTTTGAATTCATCTCTTGTGCTTCTCTTACATCTCTTTCACTAACGGT
This genomic stretch from Macadamia integrifolia cultivar HAES 741 chromosome 2, SCU_Mint_v3, whole genome shotgun sequence harbors:
- the LOC122072023 gene encoding GATA transcription factor 2-like, translating into MAIYESYKGCDFLDFTLDDLEEEENENNQMLSSDDLGSFAASLSCFPGSQLCVPDDPIEDLEWFPNFADGSISLSGIPTSPDRETVSSSGFPKTPEQETEESNNRVTPRKVFDGHLRQVIHSKKPRSKRVGGRAWASMKGPSSLSLPEKGGGGGVLLGRRCTHCQTDNTPQWRMGPMGPKTLCNACGVRYKSGRLVPEYRPAASPSFSNGVHSNSHKKIMKMREVRYG